GCACAGAAAAAACAATCAGCGTTATGGTATATGGTTCCGCAACATTATTATTAAATAGAACATCTGCAAGAATGCCCGCAAGTGTCCCACCAACACCAAGCCCGACGAGGTTCATTGTCAGGATATAAAAGGCGATAAGTGTCGCTTTATATCTAGGGGGTGATAATTCCTGCACTGTGGAGAAACTTGGGCCATAAACGAGACCCAATTGAAAATAGGCAAAAAACATCCCAACCCAAAAAATTGGCGCATTCGGGTCGGACAGGCGATACATCAGACCAATCGGTAGCAAAATCAGAAATGCCCAAAATAAAAACATGGGTCGCCCACTATTGGTTTTTCTCTGCCAGATATCACCAAGAATGCCTCCTGAAAGATTACCCAAAATACCGGCAAAAACTGCAATCCAACCTGACTTCACCAAAATATCAGATTTCTCAAAACCGCGTTCCTGTACCAGCCAGAGTTGTTCAAAGGCCGCCGCTCCAAGCATGACGTGAAACATCACCCCCGCAATGATGACATAACGCAAAGAAGAATATTGCCTTATCAATTTCAAAATATTTGAAATAATTTCTTTGAAGGGCATTTTCTCAATATTTTGAGAGCTCGAAGAGAGGCCCATACGCGGCGTTTCAGGCAGAAATAAGAGGAAAAGCGCAATGACAACGCCGACACCTCCAATCAGCAGGAAACATGTCCGCCAGCCAATTAACGGGCCAATATATCCCGCGATTAAAAGGCTGGCCGCAATCCCAAGCGGCACACCCAGATAATAGATGGCAGATACAAGACCTAATTCCGCCTTATTATATCTATCCGATAAAAGCGAGAGCGACGTCGGCGTTGCAACACTTTCACCAACCCCAATAAGCATACGCGGTATTAGCATCGCTGTGAAACTTCTTGCCATGCCAGAAAACGCCGTTAACAGACTCCACAATCCAAGCCCAAATGCGAGTAGCCTTGGTCTGTGCAACCTATCGGCAAGCGTTCCCATAAACAAACCCATTATCGAGTAAAACAGAATGAAAGAAAAACCAGTCAGCAAACTAT
This genomic interval from Candidatus Micropelagos thuwalensis contains the following:
- a CDS encoding spinster family MFS transporter; this translates as MSNKKKNASQVLETDTGSRMSSHLLLALLTFINILNFVDRQLIASFANDIKPDLNLSNFQYSLLTGFSFILFYSIMGLFMGTLADRLHRPRLLAFGLGLWSLLTAFSGMARSFTAMLIPRMLIGVGESVATPTSLSLLSDRYNKAELGLVSAIYYLGVPLGIAASLLIAGYIGPLIGWRTCFLLIGGVGVVIALFLLFLPETPRMGLSSSSQNIEKMPFKEIISNILKLIRQYSSLRYVIIAGVMFHVMLGAAAFEQLWLVQERGFEKSDILVKSGWIAVFAGILGNLSGGILGDIWQRKTNSGRPMFLFWAFLILLPIGLMYRLSDPNAPIFWVGMFFAYFQLGLVYGPSFSTVQELSPPRYKATLIAFYILTMNLVGLGVGGTLAGILADVLFNNNVAEPYTITLIVFSVLAASGIPLLYLSGKRFFVDRVDLLNSLDK